A window of the Ostrea edulis chromosome 1, xbOstEdul1.1, whole genome shotgun sequence genome harbors these coding sequences:
- the LOC125664005 gene encoding uncharacterized protein LOC125664005 has product MRKAFVGLYFTLTTFIFMDYRTCDGKLLKTKPKISWNDIINPKYNAGKISPWKSSGNTLGVKQHSIHTVNTKVTRHVESPTQWKTKTAKQEHGSNGKSQQRHGSGINIQEKAKINNIQTQKKQSSNHISSFPKYETTTPWSLEDNYFDHTTIQPYLGSDQYAYYYYTALPSMFYYDYFGNGKHSFTSSTEEPDYEGEDVKTVSNSTATKAEGKKIEADDITTVSTVTTTDKQTKNEIEAEDVTTLKPKVSGKKVNNKITTTTAQAITEGIELEDRTTTSSPAGQSKQKTIIQARKLKAKDVITPAPKKTIPVKKAAQIKMKQSIGNQHRISKLVVPIRNGGPQKRYPPKYRFATYQKRHQIPVLKEIYSMPKFMNRKQMQNQPSNFALRNHQNANVIKTKLGHTSTGLRPGVKSSVIYNVIAPKQFTYSVGPSNNKQTSIAHRTARQNKAHLQHSGNVRGKNQNPPKQRQGCRNFRKCPSNLQPVCGTDGVSYRNECMLKMAACLRGGLAKISIRHRGVC; this is encoded by the exons ATGAGGAAGGCTTTTGTTGGGTTATATTTTACTTTGACTACTTTTATTTTCATGGATTATCGGACAT GTGATGGAAAGCTTCTGAAGACAAAACCTAAAATCTCCTGGAACGACATAATTAATCCAAAATATAATGCTGGGAAAATTTCTCCCTGGAAGTCCAGCGGAAACACTTTGGGTGTAAAACAACACTCCATCCACACCGTTAATACAAAGGTCACCAGACATGTTGAAAGTCCAACTCAATGGAAGACAAAGACAGCAAAGCAGGAACATGGATCTAACGGGAAAAGTCAACAACGACATGGTTCTGGAATTAATATACAGGAAAAGGCGaaaataaacaacattcaaACACAAAAGAAACAGTCTTCAAATCACATATCTTCATTTCCAAAGTATGAGACTACGACACCGTGGAGTCTCGAGGACAATTACTTCGACCATACCACCATACAACCATATCTCGGGTCTGATCAGTATGCGTATTACTATTATACAGCATTACCATCAATGTTTTACTACGATTATTTTGGAAATGGCAAACACAGCTTCACAAGTTCAACAGAAGAACCAGATTACGAAGGTGAGGATGTGAAAACTGTTTCCAATTCAACTGCGACCAAGGCAGAGGGGAAAAAGATCGAGGCTGATGATATCACAACAGTCTCTACGGTTACCAcaacagacaaacaaacaaagaaCGAAATAGAGGCTGAAGATGTAACAACACTGAAACCAAAAGTATCCGGAAAGAAAGTGAATAACAAGATCACAACAACCACAGCTCAAGCCATCACCGAAGGAATAGAATTGGAAGATCGAACTACAACATCTTCTCCTGCAGGACAAAGCAAACAGAAGACAATTATACAGGCTCGAAAGTTGAAGGCGAAAGACGTCATCACGCCTGCGCCGAAGAAAACAATCCCGGTAAAGAAGGCCgctcaaataaaaatgaaacaaagcATTGGGAATCAACACCGTATAAGCAAGCTTGTTGTACCCATTCGTAATGGTGGACCCCAAAAACGTTATCCTCCAAAATATCGATTCGCTACATATCAAAAACGTCATCAAATTCCTGTTTTAAAGGAAATATATTCGATGCCTAAATTCATGAACAGAAAACAAATGCAAAATCAACCAAGCAATTTTGCATTGCGAAATCATCAAAACGCTAATGTGATCAAAACTAAGTTAGGACATACTTCTACAGGACTAAGACCAGGTGTGAAGTCTTCCGTTATATATAATGTTATTGCACCAAAGCAGTTTACTTACAGTGTGGGACCGTCAAACAATAAGCAAACCTCAATCGCTCACCGTACAGCGCGACAAAATAAAGCGCACCTGCAACACTCGGGAAATGTAAGAGGGAAGAACCAGAATCCCCCAAAACAGCGACAAGGGTGTCGCAACTTCCGGAAATGTCCTAGTAATCTGCAGCCAGTGTGTGGTACAGATGGAGTGTCCTATAGAAACGAGTGCATGCTCAAAATGGCCGCTTGTTT GAGAGGTGGACTGGCGAAAATCAGCATCCGACACAGAGGTGTATGTTAA